A window from Solanum stenotomum isolate F172 chromosome 5, ASM1918654v1, whole genome shotgun sequence encodes these proteins:
- the LOC125865134 gene encoding transcription factor MYC2-like isoform X1, with product MDEPIFSPSSSPSSLQHRLQYIFKNQTNYYSDWAYAIFWQSSNNSLSLTWGDGHLNMKTTNNKDVEWFYLMSLAQCFSVGEGVVGKCFSSDSFVWLTGDQQFEFCHCERAKEAHYVHGINTFVYIPISSGVLELGSSTVIKQDLNLIQQVKSLFFGYETIGPIDDFGLFNCLEQYGQEAKKGEIVVGTTPQENKVGFKNLPVQSKTLKKRGRKGREICETQGNHVEAERQRREKLNSRFYALREVVPNVTKMDKATLLSDAVTYITQLKAKVDELESKLHNNYYYSEHKKKHKMENDNVVDNQSSTTSWDHTMVIEVKMVGQDAMIRVQSENVDYPSTRLMCALQEVELHIYHANISSVNDLMLHYILVKVPQGLETEDEVKNALLRSLKQITC from the exons ATGGATGAACCAATCTTTTCCCCTTCATCATCACCATCAAGCCTTCAACATAGGCTTcaatatattttcaagaatCAAACAAATTATTATTCTGATTGGGCGTATGCTATTTTCTGGCAATCGTCGAATAATAGTCTTTCTTTAACATGGGGTGATGGCCATTTAAACATGAAGACGACGAATAATAAAGACGTCGAATGGTTCTACTTGATGTCTTTAGCTCAGTGTTTTTCTGTTGGTGAAGGAGTTGTTGGAAAATGTTTTAGTAGTGATTCTTTTGTGTGGCTAACAGGGGATCAACAATTTGAGTTTTGTCATTGTGAAAGGGCTAAAGAAGCTCATTATGTTCATGGGATTAATACTTTTGTATATATTCCAATTTCTAGTGGTGTGCTCGAACTGGGCTCGAGCACAGTGATTAAACAGGACTTGAACTTGATTCAACAAGTCAAGTCTCTGTTCTTTGGTTATGAAACAATTGGTCCAATTGATGATTTTGGTCTTTTCAATTGTTTGGAACAATATGGTCAAGAAGCAAAGAAAGGTGAAATAGTAGTAGGTACAACACCACAGGAAAACAAAGTTGGATTTAAG AATTTGCCTGTACAGAGCAAGACTTTGAAGAAAAGGGGGAGAAAAGGGAGAGAGATTTGCGAGACACAAGGAAACCACGTAGAGGCGGAGAGGCAGAGAAGAGAGAAACTTAACTCTCGATTCTACGCGTTGCGCGAGGTGGTTCCAAACGTAACGAAAATGGACAAAGCCACATTGCTATCAGATGCTGTAACATATATTACCCAACTGAAAGCTAAAGTGGATGAATTAGAATCAAAACTTCATAACAATTACTATTATTCAGAGCACAAGAAGAAACACAAAATGGAAAATGATAATGTAGTGGACAACCAAAGCTCTACCACTTCTTGGGATCAT ACAATGGTGATTGAAGTGAAGATGGTAGGTCAAGATGCCATGATTAGGGTTCAATCAGAAAATGTGGATTATCCATCAACAAGATTGATGTGTGCTCTTCAAGAAGTTGAACTACATATCTACCATGCCAACATCTCAAGTGTCAATGATCTTATGCTACATTACATACTTGTTAAAGTTCCTCAAGGATTGGAGACTGAAGATGAAGTAAAAAATGCTCTACTTAGAAGCTTAAAGCAAATAACATGTTGA
- the LOC125865134 gene encoding transcription factor MYC2-like isoform X2 — translation MDEPIFSPSSSPSSLQHRLQYIFKNQTNYYSDWAYAIFWQSSNNSLSLTWGDGHLNMKTTNNKDVEWFYLMSLAQCFSVGEGVVGKCFSSDSFVWLTGDQQFEFCHCERAKEAHYVHGINTFVYIPISSGVLELGSSTVIKQDLNLIQQVKSLFFGYETIGPIDDFGLFNCLEQYGQEAKKGEIVVGTTPQENKVGFKSKTLKKRGRKGREICETQGNHVEAERQRREKLNSRFYALREVVPNVTKMDKATLLSDAVTYITQLKAKVDELESKLHNNYYYSEHKKKHKMENDNVVDNQSSTTSWDHTMVIEVKMVGQDAMIRVQSENVDYPSTRLMCALQEVELHIYHANISSVNDLMLHYILVKVPQGLETEDEVKNALLRSLKQITC, via the exons ATGGATGAACCAATCTTTTCCCCTTCATCATCACCATCAAGCCTTCAACATAGGCTTcaatatattttcaagaatCAAACAAATTATTATTCTGATTGGGCGTATGCTATTTTCTGGCAATCGTCGAATAATAGTCTTTCTTTAACATGGGGTGATGGCCATTTAAACATGAAGACGACGAATAATAAAGACGTCGAATGGTTCTACTTGATGTCTTTAGCTCAGTGTTTTTCTGTTGGTGAAGGAGTTGTTGGAAAATGTTTTAGTAGTGATTCTTTTGTGTGGCTAACAGGGGATCAACAATTTGAGTTTTGTCATTGTGAAAGGGCTAAAGAAGCTCATTATGTTCATGGGATTAATACTTTTGTATATATTCCAATTTCTAGTGGTGTGCTCGAACTGGGCTCGAGCACAGTGATTAAACAGGACTTGAACTTGATTCAACAAGTCAAGTCTCTGTTCTTTGGTTATGAAACAATTGGTCCAATTGATGATTTTGGTCTTTTCAATTGTTTGGAACAATATGGTCAAGAAGCAAAGAAAGGTGAAATAGTAGTAGGTACAACACCACAGGAAAACAAAGTTGGATTTAAG AGCAAGACTTTGAAGAAAAGGGGGAGAAAAGGGAGAGAGATTTGCGAGACACAAGGAAACCACGTAGAGGCGGAGAGGCAGAGAAGAGAGAAACTTAACTCTCGATTCTACGCGTTGCGCGAGGTGGTTCCAAACGTAACGAAAATGGACAAAGCCACATTGCTATCAGATGCTGTAACATATATTACCCAACTGAAAGCTAAAGTGGATGAATTAGAATCAAAACTTCATAACAATTACTATTATTCAGAGCACAAGAAGAAACACAAAATGGAAAATGATAATGTAGTGGACAACCAAAGCTCTACCACTTCTTGGGATCAT ACAATGGTGATTGAAGTGAAGATGGTAGGTCAAGATGCCATGATTAGGGTTCAATCAGAAAATGTGGATTATCCATCAACAAGATTGATGTGTGCTCTTCAAGAAGTTGAACTACATATCTACCATGCCAACATCTCAAGTGTCAATGATCTTATGCTACATTACATACTTGTTAAAGTTCCTCAAGGATTGGAGACTGAAGATGAAGTAAAAAATGCTCTACTTAGAAGCTTAAAGCAAATAACATGTTGA